One window of Methanospirillum lacunae genomic DNA carries:
- a CDS encoding META domain-containing protein has product MNNYLKCPHILVCSVLGFILLFVITPVAGEIEYISSPDGKWIVEQYRNGSGELISPLSDAQITASFLQENLIGTMGCNEYATQYTAAGGAMLIPSSTVTQNSCSPSIKAQETEYLDNLKHVALYQVNESRLQLFDDDEELLVSYFAQKSGN; this is encoded by the coding sequence ATGAATAATTATTTAAAGTGCCCTCATATCCTGGTATGTTCAGTTCTGGGATTTATCCTTTTATTTGTCATTACACCGGTTGCCGGAGAGATAGAGTACATTTCATCACCTGATGGAAAATGGATTGTAGAACAGTACAGGAATGGGAGTGGAGAGTTGATCTCACCTCTTTCTGATGCTCAAATTACTGCATCATTCCTGCAGGAGAATCTCATCGGCACAATGGGATGCAACGAATACGCAACTCAGTACACTGCAGCTGGTGGTGCAATGCTCATTCCCAGTTCCACTGTTACACAAAATTCCTGTTCTCCTTCCATAAAGGCCCAGGAAACTGAATATCTTGATAATCTCAAACATGTAGCATTATACCAGGTCAATGAATCCCGGCTCCAACTGTTTGATGATGATGAGGAACTTCTGGTTTCCTATTTTGCACAAAAATCAGGAAATTAA
- a CDS encoding methyl-accepting chemotaxis protein, with product MRQLHFKSIRHEILFFGAIALVIVSCAIIGYASMSQYTISVQGSFTQVKSLSSDQAIILKDEINRAFEVDRTLAGSIKGSFETGKKPSREDIQAMIYGLMNQYVQYNGIYIVLEPNVWDGQDSNYKGKEGTDETGQFMAYYSRDTAGKPKLDKVYSFHEGEEGSEFYQIPKKSLKEYVTEPYPWEIQGRKILLSSVVVPILVDGKFVGITGVDVPLENIQGLADSVHAYENTAKIYFISNDGIVTGATGYPDTVGKALGNASLPFSGQAQSILSDIQKGRNDVSEKQGAITAYTPVQIGNSEKPWSVILTVPVDIATAEARMNTLILLLIGGFFTVIGLLLLFFAAKGIARPIEQITSHANIIAEGELGDEIIIERSDEIGRLADAFRRMLSSLQGKALAADGIAAGDLSVDIPVSSDHDLLGKSMIQMRDTIKKMVDIVTNLAHQATEGNLQVRGDHMQFQGEYQKIVSGINETLDAVIKPVNGTMALAKIYASGDYTARFDPAIPVSGSFITLRDAMNQIGEQSSGAVSGVKEQIESVVGSIEETNASLEEVSASSARLASSSGEVSALADSSLEGVSQVLHAMDDLSVNITNVAEMTDTVASITRTTDDLSTQGSTLAHQAEEKMRNITSSIEESNRTMSEMSGQMEQIGQIVRLISDIADQTNLLALNAAIEAARAGDAGRGFSVVADEVKSLAIESQQSAEKITAMITTLQRQSSDASNAMLRSSTEVVSGNKAVNETLDVFSQIITHVGQISEHVSTVAAAAEEQAAVVQEITANINEVEDQVKKTAEEAVSSAAATEETSAALDQIARSVSIVAQATDRINLEMGRFKV from the coding sequence ATGAGACAACTACACTTCAAATCAATCAGACATGAGATTCTTTTCTTTGGGGCAATAGCCCTTGTCATCGTATCCTGTGCGATTATCGGGTATGCAAGTATGTCCCAGTATACGATTTCTGTACAGGGCTCATTTACTCAGGTAAAATCTCTCTCATCTGATCAGGCAATCATTCTCAAAGATGAAATTAACCGTGCATTTGAGGTAGATAGAACTCTTGCAGGATCAATAAAAGGATCTTTTGAAACCGGGAAAAAACCTTCACGTGAAGATATCCAGGCCATGATCTATGGGCTGATGAATCAGTATGTCCAGTATAACGGGATTTACATTGTCCTTGAACCTAATGTCTGGGATGGGCAGGATTCAAACTATAAGGGAAAAGAAGGAACTGATGAAACCGGGCAGTTCATGGCATATTACTCAAGGGATACTGCAGGAAAGCCAAAACTTGACAAAGTGTATAGTTTTCATGAAGGAGAAGAAGGGAGTGAGTTCTACCAGATTCCTAAAAAATCTCTAAAAGAATATGTCACCGAGCCCTACCCATGGGAGATTCAGGGTAGGAAGATCCTGCTGTCATCTGTAGTAGTGCCTATTCTCGTGGATGGAAAATTTGTGGGAATTACCGGGGTTGATGTGCCGCTTGAAAATATTCAGGGGCTTGCAGATAGTGTGCATGCCTACGAAAATACAGCAAAAATTTATTTCATCTCAAACGATGGGATTGTAACCGGCGCTACTGGGTATCCAGATACAGTGGGAAAAGCCCTGGGTAACGCTTCACTCCCCTTTTCAGGACAGGCTCAATCGATCCTTTCGGATATACAAAAAGGGAGAAATGATGTTTCAGAAAAACAGGGTGCTATTACTGCATATACACCGGTGCAGATAGGAAATTCAGAAAAACCATGGTCAGTTATTCTTACGGTGCCGGTTGATATCGCAACTGCAGAAGCAAGAATGAATACGCTGATTTTACTGCTCATAGGTGGTTTTTTTACTGTTATCGGCCTTCTCCTTTTATTTTTTGCAGCAAAGGGGATTGCACGGCCTATTGAGCAGATCACTTCACATGCCAATATTATTGCAGAGGGAGAACTGGGAGATGAAATCATCATCGAACGCAGTGATGAGATTGGAAGACTTGCAGATGCATTCAGACGTATGCTTTCAAGTTTACAGGGAAAAGCTCTCGCTGCTGATGGAATTGCAGCTGGTGATCTGTCTGTAGATATCCCGGTTTCTTCTGATCATGATCTTCTCGGAAAATCGATGATCCAGATGCGTGATACCATTAAAAAAATGGTTGATATTGTAACCAATCTTGCACATCAGGCCACAGAAGGAAATTTGCAGGTGAGAGGAGATCACATGCAATTCCAGGGAGAATACCAGAAGATCGTCTCTGGAATTAATGAAACTCTTGATGCTGTCATCAAGCCTGTAAATGGAACAATGGCACTTGCGAAAATCTACGCCTCGGGTGATTATACTGCCCGGTTTGATCCTGCAATTCCGGTATCAGGGTCATTCATAACTCTTCGCGATGCAATGAACCAGATCGGAGAGCAGAGTTCGGGCGCAGTCAGCGGAGTAAAAGAACAGATAGAGTCGGTGGTAGGAAGTATTGAAGAGACAAACGCTTCACTCGAAGAAGTATCTGCGAGTTCTGCAAGATTGGCATCCAGTTCAGGTGAAGTTAGTGCACTAGCGGATTCAAGCCTGGAAGGTGTAAGCCAGGTTCTTCATGCAATGGATGATCTGTCTGTAAACATCACAAACGTTGCCGAAATGACAGACACGGTCGCTTCAATCACCCGAACAACCGATGATTTATCAACACAGGGATCAACGCTGGCACACCAGGCAGAAGAGAAGATGAGAAACATAACCTCATCAATTGAAGAAAGTAACAGAACGATGAGTGAGATGTCAGGGCAGATGGAACAGATTGGTCAGATCGTGCGACTTATTAGTGACATTGCAGACCAGACAAATCTTCTTGCCCTGAATGCAGCAATAGAAGCAGCACGAGCTGGTGATGCAGGAAGAGGCTTTTCAGTCGTGGCTGACGAGGTAAAATCTCTTGCTATAGAATCACAACAATCAGCAGAGAAAATAACAGCGATGATTACAACATTGCAGCGTCAGTCATCTGATGCCTCAAATGCAATGCTTAGATCCTCAACCGAAGTAGTATCAGGAAACAAGGCTGTCAATGAAACGCTTGATGTATTTTCTCAGATCATAACCCATGTGGGTCAGATATCAGAACACGTGTCTACAGTTGCAGCAGCTGCTGAAGAACAGGCCGCTGTAGTCCAGGAGATTACAGCCAATATAAATGAGGTGGAAGATCAGGTTAAAAAAACCGCTGAAGAAGCAGTTTCTTCGGCTGCTGCAACAGAAGAGACCTCTGCTGCACTTGATCAGATTGCGAGGTCAGTCTCAATTGTAGCACAGGCAACAGACCGGATTAATCTGGAGATGGGAAGATTCAAGGTATAA
- a CDS encoding methyl-accepting chemotaxis protein: protein MDYQSDSKTALIEDGLLVSEFSQFHDLVKAGKVTSASAIPHFSALDPDQDAALHALFTELVEQTNTLEHQVAEYRSILDAVPYPIHVTDNDMKWTYMNKSFEKLLIENKVIKNRESAYGMPCRTANANICGSEECGIHQLQTSGKNETYFDWLGASCKQTTAPVLDADGNKVGYVEVVHDLTEQMNQIAYYQSILDAVPYPIHVTDIDMKWTYLNKSFEKLLIENKVIKNRESAYGMPCRTANANICGSEECGIHQLQTSGKNETYFDWLGASCKQTSAPVLDAKGKTVGYVEVVHDLTEQMNQIAYYQSILDAVPYPIHVTDTDMKWTYLNKAFEKLLIENKVIKNRESAYGMPCRTANANICGSEECGIHQLQTTGKNETYFDWLGASCKQTTAPVLDAKGQTVGYVEVVHDLTEQINQIAYYQSILDAVPYPIHVTDNDMKWTYLNKSFEKLLIENKVIKNRESAYGMPCRTANANICGTNECGINQLLTTGKNETYFDWLGASCKQTTAPVLDAKGNRVGFVETVQDLTEQMNQIAYYQSILDAVPYPVHVTDNDMKWKYMNRAFEKLLVDNKEIKDRESAYGLPCRTANANICGTNDCGIHKLRTTGNDETYFDWHGASCKQTTAPVLDAKGETVGYVETVQDLSEQVSLIAFLKTEVSRVTKNLQHLSAGELNLNMEITKADAYTVEAHESFVTIDENLLNLKNTLEMLVSDIQALSDAAVAGKLEVRADTGKHLGNFRKIVEGVNSTLDSVIVPVKEALRVSKEYSEYNFKARMDPKLNVEGEWIEFRDSLNNIGSQIAGAVGMINNQLLDLASNAEEATASIEEVSEGAQQIARNAGSVSSNSASGEDGIVQVLKAMEDLNITVGEVSRRAEQVSTTATLANDFSKKGVELAEQSEGAMQEIKRSSEEVGQIVTEINRQMEEIGKIVRLISDIANQTNLLALNAAIEAARAGEAGRGFAVVAAEVKSLAQDSRQSAENIADMISTLQDKARKANDAMGKAGSAVEQGSASLAQTLGSFNQIVVSIDEITRNATDVASASEEQAASVEEVTASIHEVSGLIQSTTKDAGDAAAATEEASASIEQISKIVSNVSGIADSVSHEMSKFKV from the coding sequence ATGGATTATCAAAGTGACTCAAAAACAGCACTAATAGAAGATGGGCTATTAGTATCTGAATTCTCTCAGTTTCATGATCTGGTAAAAGCAGGAAAAGTAACCTCTGCTTCAGCAATTCCTCATTTTTCTGCTCTTGATCCTGATCAGGATGCTGCTCTCCATGCTCTTTTTACTGAACTTGTTGAACAAACAAACACACTAGAGCATCAGGTCGCAGAATATCGTTCGATTCTGGATGCGGTTCCATATCCTATCCATGTCACAGACAATGACATGAAATGGACGTACATGAATAAGTCGTTTGAGAAACTTCTTATCGAGAACAAGGTTATTAAAAACCGCGAATCCGCGTATGGTATGCCCTGCCGTACTGCGAATGCAAATATCTGTGGTTCTGAAGAATGTGGTATACACCAGCTCCAGACATCTGGTAAGAACGAAACCTACTTTGACTGGCTGGGGGCATCCTGCAAGCAAACAACTGCTCCTGTCCTTGATGCAGATGGAAACAAGGTTGGGTATGTTGAAGTTGTCCACGATCTGACAGAGCAGATGAATCAGATTGCATACTACCAGTCAATTCTGGATGCAGTTCCGTATCCGATTCATGTCACTGACATTGACATGAAGTGGACGTATCTGAATAAGTCGTTTGAAAAACTTCTTATTGAGAATAAGGTCATTAAAAACCGTGAATCCGCGTATGGTATGCCTTGCCGTACTGCAAATGCAAATATCTGCGGTTCTGAAGAATGTGGTATACACCAGCTCCAAACATCTGGTAAGAACGAAACGTATTTTGACTGGCTTGGAGCATCCTGTAAGCAGACTTCAGCCCCGGTTCTTGATGCCAAGGGGAAGACTGTCGGGTATGTCGAGGTGGTTCACGATCTCACAGAACAGATGAACCAGATTGCCTACTATCAGTCAATTCTGGATGCAGTTCCTTATCCGATTCATGTCACTGACACAGATATGAAGTGGACGTATCTCAACAAGGCATTTGAAAAACTTCTTATTGAGAATAAGGTCATCAAAAATCGTGAATCCGCATATGGTATGCCTTGCCGTACTGCAAATGCAAATATCTGCGGTTCTGAAGAATGTGGCATTCACCAGCTCCAGACAACCGGTAAAAACGAGACGTATTTTGACTGGCTGGGGGCATCCTGCAAGCAGACTACAGCGCCGGTGCTTGATGCCAAAGGTCAGACTGTCGGGTATGTTGAGGTGGTCCATGATCTGACAGAGCAGATAAATCAGATAGCATATTATCAGTCTATCCTTGATGCAGTCCCATATCCGATTCATGTCACTGATAATGATATGAAATGGACGTATCTGAATAAGTCGTTTGAAAAACTTCTTATCGAGAACAAAGTCATCAAAAACCGTGAATCTGCATATGGCATGCCTTGTCGCACTGCAAATGCCAACATCTGTGGCACAAATGAATGTGGCATCAATCAGCTTTTGACGACAGGTAAGAATGAGACCTACTTTGACTGGCTTGGAGCGTCCTGTAAGCAGACAACGGCTCCGGTGCTTGATGCCAAAGGAAACCGCGTCGGGTTTGTTGAGACTGTTCAGGATCTCACTGAACAGATGAACCAGATAGCATATTATCAGTCGATTCTTGATGCTGTCCCGTATCCTGTTCATGTCACTGATAATGACATGAAATGGAAGTATATGAACAGAGCATTTGAGAAGCTTCTCGTTGATAACAAGGAAATTAAAGACCGCGAATCTGCATATGGCCTGCCCTGTCGTACTGCGAATGCAAACATCTGTGGTACAAATGATTGTGGTATCCATAAACTTCGCACAACCGGCAACGATGAGACATATTTTGACTGGCATGGTGCCTCCTGTAAGCAGACAACTGCCCCTGTTCTCGATGCAAAAGGTGAAACTGTCGGCTATGTCGAGACTGTTCAGGATCTCAGTGAACAGGTCAGCTTAATCGCGTTCCTCAAAACTGAAGTCTCCCGGGTTACCAAAAATCTGCAACATCTCTCTGCCGGAGAACTTAATCTGAATATGGAGATAACGAAAGCAGATGCCTATACAGTCGAAGCTCACGAATCTTTTGTTACTATCGATGAAAATCTGTTGAATCTAAAAAATACTCTTGAAATGCTTGTATCTGACATCCAGGCCCTTTCAGATGCTGCAGTTGCAGGGAAACTGGAGGTTCGTGCAGATACAGGTAAACATCTTGGGAACTTCAGGAAGATTGTTGAAGGTGTCAACTCTACTCTTGACAGTGTTATTGTTCCGGTGAAAGAGGCACTGCGGGTTTCAAAAGAGTACTCTGAATATAATTTCAAAGCCCGGATGGATCCAAAACTCAATGTCGAAGGTGAATGGATCGAATTCAGGGATTCACTCAATAATATCGGATCCCAGATTGCCGGTGCAGTTGGGATGATTAATAATCAACTCCTTGACCTGGCTTCAAATGCAGAAGAGGCAACGGCAAGTATTGAAGAGGTATCAGAGGGTGCCCAGCAGATTGCCAGGAATGCAGGGAGTGTCAGTTCAAACTCGGCTTCAGGTGAGGATGGGATTGTTCAGGTTCTCAAGGCAATGGAAGATCTCAACATTACAGTAGGGGAGGTCTCACGCCGGGCAGAACAGGTTTCAACCACGGCAACGCTTGCAAACGATTTCTCTAAAAAAGGAGTTGAACTTGCTGAGCAGTCAGAAGGCGCAATGCAGGAGATAAAGCGTTCTTCAGAAGAGGTCGGTCAGATTGTTACGGAAATTAACAGACAGATGGAAGAGATCGGAAAGATTGTACGGTTGATATCAGATATTGCAAACCAGACCAATCTCCTTGCCTTGAATGCGGCAATCGAGGCTGCACGGGCTGGAGAAGCAGGTCGCGGGTTCGCTGTTGTAGCAGCGGAAGTCAAGTCACTAGCCCAGGATTCACGCCAGTCTGCAGAAAATATTGCTGATATGATCTCAACACTCCAGGATAAGGCCCGCAAAGCTAACGATGCTATGGGCAAGGCAGGGAGTGCTGTTGAGCAGGGAAGTGCTTCACTAGCTCAGACACTTGGTTCATTTAATCAGATCGTCGTATCTATAGACGAGATTACCAGAAATGCAACAGATGTAGCCTCAGCTTCAGAGGAACAGGCCGCTTCAGTTGAAGAAGTTACAGCAAGTATTCATGAGGTATCAGGGCTTATCCAGAGTACGACTAAAGATGCAGGGGACGCTGCCGCTGCAACAGAGGAGGCTTCAGCATCGATTGAACAGATCAGTAAAATTGTCAGCAATGTAAGTGGCATTGCAGATTCTGTATCGCATGAAATGTCAAAGTTCAAGGTTTGA
- a CDS encoding VOC family protein, whose amino-acid sequence MIRKDNSRQFLFLFCFTILLILPSASAQGINLTPAGQLDWRIDHAVVVVDDLNKSIDEFRNAGYSVTSGGEFPGADTHNALIPFADGSYIELFAPMDLSLSYQMKQLIASGEFDKAMNDLNPLDKRFMLHLAEGPGLRDFALSAPGINLTDESTSATLSGLNFSSPVAMSRTGARGNVSYHVIVSEFENQMAFPFLITDDTPRSYRVQEVNASYHPNGATGIGSISVAAADPSSVLPFYDSLLSGVSKNQTQNETVYALNGSSLSILQNSDKSLKDGPASIMIKDSDGKMIIIP is encoded by the coding sequence ATGATTCGCAAAGATAATTCTCGTCAGTTTTTATTTCTATTCTGTTTCACGATTCTCCTGATATTACCCTCTGCATCAGCTCAAGGTATTAACCTCACACCGGCTGGACAACTGGACTGGAGGATTGATCATGCTGTTGTTGTGGTTGATGATCTCAACAAATCTATAGATGAATTCAGAAATGCAGGTTATAGTGTTACATCAGGCGGTGAGTTTCCCGGAGCAGACACTCACAATGCACTGATCCCATTCGCTGATGGCAGTTATATTGAGTTATTTGCCCCGATGGATTTGTCCTTAAGTTATCAGATGAAACAGCTCATCGCCAGTGGCGAATTTGATAAAGCAATGAATGACCTGAATCCATTGGATAAGAGGTTTATGCTCCATCTGGCAGAAGGTCCTGGTCTCAGGGATTTTGCTCTCTCTGCTCCCGGAATCAATCTCACTGATGAGTCAACCAGTGCTACATTGAGTGGCTTGAATTTTTCCAGCCCTGTTGCCATGTCCCGGACAGGAGCGAGAGGAAATGTCTCCTATCACGTTATAGTTTCAGAATTTGAAAATCAGATGGCTTTTCCATTCCTCATCACTGACGACACTCCCCGGTCGTACCGGGTGCAAGAAGTCAATGCCAGTTATCATCCAAATGGAGCTACAGGAATCGGATCAATCTCCGTAGCAGCAGCCGATCCCTCATCAGTCCTGCCGTTTTATGACTCGCTTCTTTCAGGTGTTTCAAAAAATCAGACACAAAATGAGACCGTGTATGCACTCAATGGTTCATCTCTTTCAATACTTCAGAATTCAGACAAGTCATTAAAGGATGGTCCGGCCAGCATTATGATTAAGGATAGTGATGGAAAGATGATTATTATACCTTGA
- a CDS encoding S9 family peptidase, giving the protein MFCRLTWFHLLIFITTALLLLTPVQARDTNHPTSEDISMAEFFYPDNAVSHIYHANLNPTWVRNDSFWYMDPGKQTTMFFLVNVSQNFRTRLLDTDRLVASLSNVSGKEIDPAHLPITNIVVPPDLNSIRFDAFGKTWSCDLSVYHLSDMTLPAAVRTGLPSPDQHYIAYVNGSNLNVYDTTAGVSSQLTTDGTSDYFYGKRSDTVRYPVTEARLNSSPTPYLVWSPDSTKIRTFKIDQQNVSQYYLVQNAPENGSIKPILYSYRFATPGDAVVPEYEPITIDVRTQQIISMNWSSQPETTMMDTDQDELSKWSSSGDIYTLYLERGEKTLKLLKEDSITGDVHDILNETGETYREANLQYASTPNFAVLKNSDIIWFSERDGWGHLYLYDSNGTLKNQITSGPWVVRDLLAVDENSSTVYFTASGKEQGNPYYKYLYRIGLDGSGLTLLTPGNADHEVTLSPDFTSFIESYSRTDLPTVTDLKSIDGTLLMHLGAADDSDITGRGWVSPERVTFKARDGSTDLYGLVFKPTNFDETKKYPVVDIVYPGPYTIVTATQYPSDSGWNSKIFWTCQMLSELGYVVVTMDGLGTAYRSKAFHDVSYANLSDCGIADHISGLKELASRYSWMDISRVGMYGKSAGGFMTAQAMLTYPDFFKVGVAASGDQDCRLYGSFWGEKYEGYPVSDRYLEQVTAKKAANLSGKLLLLTGDMDDNVHPAMTMQLADALQKANKTFDMFVFTNKNHDLNYDPYYLRKMMKYFVDNL; this is encoded by the coding sequence ATGTTCTGTCGTTTAACCTGGTTTCATCTCCTGATCTTCATCACTACGGCTTTACTCCTCTTGACACCTGTACAGGCACGTGATACAAATCACCCGACTTCTGAAGATATCAGCATGGCAGAATTTTTTTATCCCGATAACGCTGTTTCACATATTTATCATGCTAATCTCAACCCGACCTGGGTTCGAAACGATTCTTTCTGGTATATGGATCCCGGAAAGCAGACCACCATGTTTTTTCTTGTAAATGTCTCACAGAATTTCAGAACCCGACTACTGGATACTGACCGGCTGGTTGCATCCCTGTCTAATGTGAGTGGAAAAGAGATTGATCCCGCTCATCTTCCGATAACAAATATTGTTGTTCCACCAGATCTTAATTCCATCAGGTTTGATGCATTTGGAAAGACATGGTCATGCGATCTCTCGGTATATCACCTCTCTGACATGACGCTCCCTGCTGCTGTTCGTACTGGGCTTCCCTCACCTGATCAGCATTACATCGCTTATGTAAATGGCAGCAATCTCAATGTCTATGATACTACTGCGGGTGTCTCATCACAGCTTACAACAGATGGTACATCTGACTATTTTTATGGAAAGCGATCTGATACCGTGAGATATCCGGTCACTGAGGCGAGGTTGAACTCTTCTCCAACTCCGTATCTTGTCTGGTCGCCTGATTCAACAAAAATCCGCACCTTTAAAATCGACCAGCAAAATGTCAGCCAGTATTATCTTGTGCAGAATGCTCCTGAGAATGGTTCAATTAAACCAATTCTGTATTCATACCGGTTTGCAACTCCCGGAGATGCAGTTGTTCCTGAATATGAACCAATTACCATTGACGTCAGAACGCAGCAGATTATTTCGATGAACTGGTCTAGTCAGCCTGAAACTACCATGATGGATACAGACCAGGACGAATTATCCAAATGGAGCAGCAGTGGTGATATCTATACTCTGTATCTTGAACGTGGTGAGAAAACTCTCAAGCTGCTCAAAGAAGATTCCATAACCGGTGATGTTCACGATATTCTGAATGAAACCGGAGAAACATACCGGGAAGCTAATCTCCAGTATGCATCCACACCTAACTTTGCTGTTCTAAAAAATTCAGATATCATCTGGTTTTCTGAGCGTGACGGATGGGGGCATCTCTACCTGTATGATTCAAACGGTACTCTGAAAAATCAGATTACATCAGGACCCTGGGTAGTTCGTGATCTGCTTGCAGTTGATGAGAACTCTTCTACTGTTTACTTTACTGCCAGTGGAAAGGAGCAGGGAAACCCATATTACAAATACCTCTACCGGATTGGTCTTGATGGATCAGGCCTGACACTTCTCACTCCGGGAAATGCAGATCATGAGGTAACACTTTCACCTGATTTTACCAGTTTTATTGAATCATATTCCCGGACAGATCTTCCAACTGTTACTGATCTTAAATCGATAGACGGGACACTTCTGATGCATCTGGGAGCTGCCGATGATTCAGATATTACAGGCAGGGGATGGGTTTCGCCAGAGCGGGTAACATTCAAAGCACGTGATGGATCAACCGATCTGTATGGTCTCGTGTTCAAACCAACGAACTTTGATGAAACAAAAAAATATCCGGTCGTAGATATTGTATATCCCGGCCCATATACAATTGTGACTGCAACCCAGTATCCTTCAGATTCAGGCTGGAACTCAAAAATATTCTGGACTTGCCAGATGCTTTCAGAACTTGGGTATGTTGTTGTCACCATGGACGGACTTGGAACTGCGTACCGGTCAAAGGCATTTCATGATGTAAGTTATGCAAACCTGAGTGACTGTGGAATTGCTGACCACATTTCCGGGCTAAAGGAACTTGCATCCCGGTATTCCTGGATGGATATAAGCAGAGTAGGAATGTATGGAAAATCTGCAGGAGGATTTATGACTGCCCAGGCAATGCTTACGTATCCGGATTTCTTCAAGGTGGGTGTTGCTGCCTCTGGCGATCAGGATTGCCGTCTCTATGGCTCGTTCTGGGGAGAGAAATACGAAGGATATCCTGTCAGTGACCGGTACCTTGAGCAGGTCACTGCCAAAAAAGCTGCAAATCTATCAGGGAAACTTCTCCTCCTGACAGGGGATATGGATGATAATGTTCATCCTGCAATGACCATGCAACTTGCCGATGCTCTGCAAAAGGCCAACAAAACCTTTGACATGTTCGTGTTTACTAATAAGAATCATGATCTGAATTATGATCCATACTACTTACGAAAAATGATGAAATATTTTGTGGATAATCTGTAA